From the candidate division WOR-3 bacterium genome, one window contains:
- a CDS encoding S8 family serine peptidase codes for MLIIFWLFSYNFYRFPLKIDYERLMSENNEKYWILFTDKGFTTEKDYKNILEKFDYKLHPKTIERRLKNIGEIYDFYDLPVYEKYIEELRKLGVKIRYVSNWLNGVSCEIPKEILPLLKNLPFIYDIRPLKAISFQVPKTIKITQEEKKDTSFYGYSYRQIAMLGVDKVHKKGIYGSGVRIGLLDTGLRRKRKSSDDTTVNKAVEGIKVIKEHDFIAGGDFFIAKKSNNFQKETISDLKNFRTIENPRTDYIFNTNGEKLPLLFFITDTQHLGIPKRTVVYTYYERNNWQPIKSISYYLRSYIFHHISLTNNQSNMGFVAFDGSDLYEKNKEIYFGYFYYTNFQGVAKIENGKEPCLLYSDNKLYLTFTYKDSILKIKKANIIGSEIVWQETKTVYSFNQKIKKPIIILKDSLDYYLFCLSQEGKIYYLKTNDGGTNYYLDSLNTFINVADFQIRNKNDTIYILLKEYENPPLINLSYSHSIDWGTNWQKKDVILENIPFLGNFDLLIKDKIYLTYEEGSNIYLLDLKNKSLLFSDTNEFLYNPLLSDFDNDIWLIYNSQGDDNTDYEEDEDFKEQPYHGTRMASLIAGYAPRYLIGVAPAVEFLIAKTEEYKYRTGEYYEYIIEEDNWVKGLEWCEKNGAQIISSSLGYRGWYEDTEFDGKTAITSLAASIASQRGLIIVTAMGNRGSDSLRYPWPNPYLVAPGDADGVLTIGGVMPDSSCWRGSGAGPTADGRIKPDLVALAYNAVVAKPDEDGAFEYSIGTSSATALVAGLCALILEVHPDWKIEEVKEALFKTASESIPSCTLGYGIPNIDSLLKVYPGKIISYYEDAIGDIYPQPFIKKNENEKIYFPLRLRNPSKWASLKIYNLNGKLIYEKELNVKKLTTPGRYEKKEILEEIGACWEGKDKNGRLVSPGFYFVVLETGFNRSVRKFTIFY; via the coding sequence TTTTGGTTATTCTCTTATAATTTTTATCGTTTTCCTTTGAAAATTGATTATGAAAGATTGATGAGCGAGAATAATGAAAAATATTGGATACTCTTTACTGACAAAGGTTTTACTACCGAGAAGGATTATAAAAATATTTTAGAAAAATTTGACTATAAACTTCATCCTAAAACAATTGAAAGAAGATTAAAAAATATCGGAGAAATATATGACTTTTATGACTTACCGGTTTATGAAAAATATATTGAAGAGTTAAGAAAGTTGGGAGTAAAAATAAGATATGTTTCAAACTGGTTAAACGGTGTTAGTTGTGAGATTCCAAAAGAGATTTTACCTTTATTAAAAAATCTGCCTTTTATCTATGATATTCGTCCATTAAAAGCAATCAGTTTTCAGGTTCCTAAAACTATAAAAATAACACAAGAAGAAAAAAAAGATACTTCTTTTTATGGCTATTCTTATCGCCAAATTGCTATGTTAGGAGTAGACAAAGTTCACAAAAAGGGCATTTATGGTTCCGGTGTTAGAATTGGATTATTAGATACCGGATTAAGAAGAAAGAGAAAAAGTTCCGATGATACTACCGTAAATAAAGCGGTTGAAGGTATTAAGGTAATAAAAGAACATGACTTTATTGCTGGCGGTGATTTTTTTATAGCAAAAAAATCTAACAATTTTCAAAAAGAAACTATTTCTGATTTAAAAAATTTCCGCACGATAGAAAATCCGAGAACGGATTATATTTTTAATACTAATGGTGAAAAATTGCCTTTGTTATTTTTCATAACAGATACTCAACATTTAGGAATACCAAAAAGAACAGTGGTTTATACCTATTACGAAAGAAATAATTGGCAGCCAATAAAATCAATTTCTTATTATTTGAGGTCTTATATTTTTCATCATATCTCTCTAACAAATAATCAATCAAATATGGGTTTTGTTGCCTTTGATGGCTCAGACCTTTATGAAAAAAATAAGGAGATATATTTCGGTTATTTTTATTATACTAATTTTCAAGGTGTTGCTAAAATAGAAAATGGTAAAGAACCTTGTTTATTATACTCTGATAATAAATTATATCTTACCTTTACTTATAAAGATTCAATACTTAAGATTAAGAAGGCAAATATTATTGGTTCAGAAATTGTCTGGCAGGAAACGAAAACAGTTTATTCGTTTAATCAAAAAATAAAGAAACCGATTATTATTCTTAAAGATAGTTTAGACTATTATCTTTTTTGTTTATCTCAAGAAGGTAAAATATATTATTTGAAAACTAACGATGGCGGAACAAATTACTATTTAGATAGTTTAAACACTTTTATTAATGTTGCTGATTTTCAAATAAGAAATAAAAATGATACTATCTATATTTTATTAAAAGAATATGAAAACCCACCGTTAATTAATTTAAGTTATTCTCACTCTATCGATTGGGGAACAAACTGGCAGAAAAAAGATGTAATATTAGAAAATATCCCTTTCTTGGGTAATTTTGATTTACTAATAAAAGATAAAATTTATTTAACTTATGAAGAAGGTTCAAATATCTATCTTTTAGATTTGAAAAACAAAAGCCTTCTCTTTAGTGACACCAATGAATTTCTTTACAATCCTCTTCTTAGTGATTTTGATAATGATATTTGGTTAATTTATAATTCTCAGGGTGATGATAATACTGATTACGAAGAGGATGAAGATTTTAAAGAACAGCCTTATCATGGAACAAGAATGGCTTCCTTGATTGCTGGTTATGCTCCCCGATATTTAATTGGTGTTGCTCCTGCTGTTGAATTCTTGATTGCCAAGACAGAAGAGTATAAATATAGGACTGGTGAATATTATGAATATATTATTGAAGAAGATAATTGGGTAAAAGGTTTAGAATGGTGCGAGAAAAATGGTGCCCAAATAATTTCTTCTTCTTTGGGATATCGGGGTTGGTATGAAGATACCGAATTTGATGGAAAGACAGCAATAACTTCTTTAGCAGCAAGTATTGCTTCTCAAAGAGGGTTAATAATTGTAACTGCGATGGGAAATCGGGGAAGCGATAGTTTAAGATATCCTTGGCCTAATCCATATTTAGTAGCACCAGGTGACGCTGATGGAGTTTTAACAATTGGTGGAGTTATGCCTGATTCTTCTTGTTGGCGTGGAAGCGGTGCGGGTCCCACAGCAGATGGTAGAATTAAACCTGATTTAGTTGCCTTAGCTTATAATGCTGTTGTTGCTAAGCCGGATGAAGATGGTGCTTTTGAATATTCTATCGGAACTTCTTCGGCTACTGCTCTGGTTGCCGGACTTTGTGCTTTAATATTAGAGGTTCATCCTGATTGGAAAATAGAAGAAGTTAAAGAAGCATTATTTAAAACAGCAAGTGAAAGTATTCCTTCTTGTACCTTAGGTTACGGAATTCCTAATATTGATTCTTTATTAAAAGTTTATCCGGGAAAAATTATTTCTTATTATGAAGATGCGATTGGCGATATTTATCCTCAACCCTTTATTAAAAAGAACGAAAATGAAAAAATATATTTTCCTTTAAGATTAAGAAATCCTTCTAAATGGGCAAGTTTAAAAATTTATAATTTAAATGGAAAACTTATTTACGAAAAAGAATTAAATGTTAAAAAATTGACTACTCCCGGAAGATACGAAAAGAAAGAAATTTTGGAAGAAATTGGGGCTTGTTGGGAAGGAAAAGATAAAAACGGCAGATTGGTTTCTCCTGGTTTTTATTTTGTAGTATTAGAAACAGGTTTTAACAGAAGTGTAAGAAAATTTACTATTTTCTATTAA